A single genomic interval of Daucus carota subsp. sativus chromosome 1, DH1 v3.0, whole genome shotgun sequence harbors:
- the LOC108204865 gene encoding auxin-induced protein 15A-like translates to MGIHFPAMILQRKKVQQQRSLNRLHSCSNQATNTTADVPKGHFAVYVGETYMHRFVIPISFLKKPLFQELLKKAEEEFGYDHPTGGLTIPCSVDAFLNVTALLN, encoded by the coding sequence ATGGGGATTCATTTTCCTGCTATGATTCTGCAAAGGAAGAAAGTTCAACAGCAAAGGTCTCTGAATAGGCTGCATTCGTGTTCTAATCAAGCTACAAATACAACAGCAGATGTTCCTAAAGGCCACTTTGCAGTTTATGTTGGAGAAACATATATGCATAGGTTTGTAATTCCAATATCATTCTTGAAGAAGCCTCTGTTTCAAGAATTATTAAAGAAAGCCGAGGAAGAATTTGGATATGATCATCCGACGGGTGGTCTTACAATCCCTTGCAGCGTAGATGC